GGTAGCTGCGTTCGGCCGCGGCGGCGTCGCTGGCCGCCTGCAGGTCGCCGAGCAGCACGTGGCCGGCGGCTTCGCCGGGTTGCAGCTTCAGCGCCTGCTGGGCCAGGCGCAGCGCGTCGTCGCTGTCGCCGCGGCCGCGTGCGGCCTGCGCCTGTTGCAGCTGCAGCCAGTAGCGCGCGCTGTCCAGCGCCGACCGCCACTTGCCGTTGCCGGCCGCGGCCGGGCGCAGCAGCTCCTGCGCCTCGCCGAAGCGCTGCTGGCGCAGGCGGATCGAGCCCAGGCCGCCGAGCGCGTCGGCATCGCGCGGACGCGCGCGCAGCACCTGGGTGAAGCGCTGCTCGGCCACGGCGAGGTTGCCGGCGTTGAGCGCCTTGAACGCCTCGCCGAGCTGCTCGCCGGCCGGGTCGGCGGCCTGCGCGGCGCGCTGCTGGCGCAGTTGCGCGGCCTTGTTGGCCACTTCGGCATCGTTCGGGTTGGCCGCCAGGAACGCCTGGTACAGCGGCGCATCGGCGCTGCCGGCATTGAGCCACAGCAGCGCCTGGCGCCAGGCCGCGCGCGCCGGACCGCCGACGTCGGCACGCTTGCTCATCGCGCCGAGCTGGGCGATGCCTTCGCGCCGCGACGGTTCGCGGTAGGTCAGCACCTGCGCCAGCGCCAGCGCCGCGGCGCTGTTGCTGGGCTGCGCGGCGGCCAGCCGGCGCAGGCCGTCGCGCGCGCCTTCCCAGCCCTGCGGGGTGCCGGCCAGGGCCTGGTAGTACTCCAGCGCCAGGTGCTCCGGCGGCGCCTTGCCGGCGAACAGCGCCTGGTATTCGCGCACGGCGTCCACGTAGCGTCCGGCCGCGGCGGCGCGGCGCGCGTTGCGCAGGTTGAGGCTCTCGCCGGTGCCGCCGATCGCCTGGCTCAGGCGCTGGGTCTGCGGCGCCTGCGGATGCGCCTTCTGCAACTGCTGCAGGCGCTTGCGCGCCTCGCCCTGGCGGCCTTGCGCCAGGTCGATCTGGGCCAGGCCGAGCAGCGCGTCGGGCTGGTTCGGGTCGGCCCGCAGCAGCTTGCGCCAGGTGTCGGCGGCGAGGTCGTCGCGGCCCTGGTCGTGCCAGTAGTTGCCCTGGCTGACCAGTTGCTGGGTGGCGTTGCCGGACTGCGCGTGCGCGGTGCCGGCGAGCAGGCACAGGTCGATCATGCCGGCCAGGTACAGGGGCTTGAGGGTCATGCGGAACATTGGGTTCTCCAGGCGGGCTGCAGCAGGCCGTCTGCGGAAAAGCGATAGCGGTTGTCGAGCCAGCCGCGGCCGAACAGGATCAGCACCCGATCGTAATAGGGAAGCCTGGCCGCGGCGGCGTCGCCGGGCGCGGGAATCTGTTGCGCCTGCGCCTTCAGCAGCGCCGGCTCGCGCAGCGCGCTCAGGTACGGCAGCAGCGCGGCGGCGAAGCCGGCCGGCGCGGTGCCGCTGCCCACGCCCAGGCGGGTGTCGACCTTCTCGCTGAACTGGCCTTGCGCCTGCAGTTGCCGCAACGGCCCGGACAGGTCGGCGAGCAACGCCTTGCGCAGCGGCTCGCCGGCGTCGAGCATGCCGGCCCACAGGTACACGCGGATCGCGTCGTAGCTGCCCAGCGCGCCCTTGTCCGGATCGGCGACGAACGCGCGGCCGTCCCAGGCGATCCAGTCCGGGGCGAAGCCGACCGGCGCGCTGTCGCGCAGCAGGCGCGCGCTGCGCTGCGCCAGCCCGGCCCACGGGCCCTTCGGATCGGCGGCGGCGAAACGGCGCAGCAACTGGATCGGCAGGTAGCTGGGATTGAGCGTCCAGCGCTGCGGCTTGACGAAGCCCTGCAGCGCCGGCAGCAGCATGCCGCCGAAGCCGGGCAGCTCGGCCAGTTCGTGGCGCCGCACCAGCGCCAGCATCTGCATGCCGGCCTGGGTGTAGCCGGGGCGCTTCCACAGGCGCCCGGCTTCCAGCAGGGTGTAGGCGATCCACAGGTCGGCATCGCTGGCGGTGTTGGCGTCGAGCACGCGCCAGCTGGCGTCGCCGGCGCGGCCCCACAGCCAGGCCGGCAGCACCTGCTGCGGGCGGCCGCCGCTGAGGTTGTGCCGGGTCCAGCCGAGCAGCCGTTCGAACAGCACCTGGTCGTTGGCCACCAGCGCGAAGAACAGCGCATAGGACTGGCCTTCGGAGGTGCTGCGCTGGTCGGCGTTGCTGAAATCGATCACCCGCCCGCCGTCGTCGATGTGCTTGTCGACGAAGCTCGCCCACTCGCGCCACGGCGCGCACGCCGCCGCGGCGACGGCCTGCGCCGGCGGCAGCAGCGCGGCCGCGCCCGCGGCGAGCGCGCCGCCGAGCAGACGGCGGCGCTGTCGCGCGTGCGGGGTCATTGCCCTTCCCGCAACCGTTGCGCCGAGTGCCGGCGCAGCACCACGCGCGCGGCCAGCGCCAGCAGCAGGCTCAGCAGCACCACCGCCAGGCCCAGCAGCAGCGGATGCTGCGAGAAGTACCAGCGCGCCCAGGTCGGCAGCGGCAGGTGGCCGACGTAGTAGGTCTGGTTGCCGGCCAGGCTGCGGATCTTGCCCTGCTGCAACAGCACCACGCTGCCCTGGAAATCCTTCAGCGTGGCCGGCTCGAACCAGGCCTCGAACAGCTCGCCGACGCTGGCCGGGTCCTCGGCCAGCAGCGCGACCACGCTGCGCCCTTGCTTGAGCGGCGATTCGAAGCCCATCAGCACCACGTCGCCCGGGGCCGGCTTCACCGCCACCTCGGCGGTGGTCGGCAGGTCGGTGCGGCGCGCGTCGAAGGACAGGAAGCCGGGCAGCTTGTCCATCACCCAGTCGCTCATCGAGAAGCGCCGGCCGCTGGCGCCGTCGCCGATCGGCAGGTGCTCGCTCCAGCGCTGGAACAGCGGCTGCGAGCGCGAGGACCCGAACACCAGCAGGTCGCTGTCGGCGTGCTGGTCCACCTCGCCGGCA
The Xanthomonas sp. AM6 DNA segment above includes these coding regions:
- the bcsZ gene encoding cellulose synthase complex periplasmic endoglucanase BcsZ yields the protein MTPHARQRRRLLGGALAAGAAALLPPAQAVAAAACAPWREWASFVDKHIDDGGRVIDFSNADQRSTSEGQSYALFFALVANDQVLFERLLGWTRHNLSGGRPQQVLPAWLWGRAGDASWRVLDANTASDADLWIAYTLLEAGRLWKRPGYTQAGMQMLALVRRHELAELPGFGGMLLPALQGFVKPQRWTLNPSYLPIQLLRRFAAADPKGPWAGLAQRSARLLRDSAPVGFAPDWIAWDGRAFVADPDKGALGSYDAIRVYLWAGMLDAGEPLRKALLADLSGPLRQLQAQGQFSEKVDTRLGVGSGTAPAGFAAALLPYLSALREPALLKAQAQQIPAPGDAAAARLPYYDRVLILFGRGWLDNRYRFSADGLLQPAWRTQCSA